One window from the genome of Bdellovibrio sp. NC01 encodes:
- a CDS encoding uracil-DNA glycosylase family protein gives MDTRVMLIGQAPGVHEATFGKPFAYTAGKTLFKWIEQGTGVDEESFRAQVYMAAVARCFPGKSGKGDREPSKEEIEMCRQHLKEEVAVLKPQLIIAVGRVAITEVLGAKVFPKSKGLSDVVGKKLKTNFHGQDVEVICLPHPSGVSTWPHTDEGKKKLKKALSLLSSHSAWQEGLSEI, from the coding sequence GTGGATACGCGCGTGATGTTGATTGGCCAAGCTCCGGGCGTGCATGAAGCGACGTTTGGAAAACCTTTCGCATACACCGCAGGAAAAACTTTATTTAAATGGATCGAGCAAGGCACAGGGGTTGACGAAGAAAGTTTTCGTGCACAGGTTTATATGGCAGCGGTCGCACGTTGCTTTCCAGGCAAGTCAGGAAAGGGCGACCGTGAGCCTAGTAAAGAAGAAATTGAAATGTGTCGTCAGCATCTAAAGGAAGAAGTGGCAGTGCTGAAGCCACAGTTGATTATTGCTGTCGGCAGAGTCGCAATTACCGAAGTGCTAGGAGCAAAAGTTTTTCCCAAATCAAAAGGCTTATCTGATGTGGTAGGGAAAAAACTAAAAACAAATTTCCATGGTCAAGACGTGGAAGTTATTTGTTTGCCTCATCCCAGTGGAGTTTCGACATGGCCCCATACGGATGAAGGCAAAAAGAAACTTAAGAAAGCTCTAAGCCTGTTGAGTTCACACTCGGCCTGGCAGGAAGGTTTAAGTGAGATTTAA
- a CDS encoding DUF3750 domain-containing protein, which yields MRFKTMLISTMLLFKTTTGWSQDWRTADRSSVGIAPTAAQDSRAIVQVYSARTYGWKGNLAVHSWVAIKEKNASHYSVYEVMGYYADQGIPVIRETHRMPDQRWFGNDPTLHFDLRGEEAEAMIPHVLKAIETYPYPNSYRIYPGPNSNTFVSWVMRNTPGMYATLPANAIGKDWIGKGQPLGITESGTGVQVSLFGLLGATVGLAEGLEVNILGMSFGVDFARPAIKLPFVGRLGFKDRQLFAPEDVASHTPQIPAQVETKEN from the coding sequence GTGAGATTTAAAACTATGCTTATTTCAACAATGCTTTTATTTAAAACAACAACGGGCTGGTCACAAGATTGGCGCACGGCGGATCGCAGTTCAGTGGGTATCGCGCCCACGGCCGCGCAAGACTCGCGTGCGATTGTTCAAGTTTATTCCGCGCGCACTTATGGATGGAAAGGCAATTTAGCCGTGCATTCGTGGGTCGCGATAAAAGAAAAAAATGCCAGTCACTATAGTGTGTATGAGGTCATGGGCTATTACGCCGATCAGGGAATTCCAGTGATTCGCGAAACACATCGCATGCCAGATCAACGTTGGTTCGGTAACGATCCAACATTGCATTTCGATCTGCGTGGTGAAGAAGCAGAAGCCATGATTCCCCACGTGTTGAAAGCGATTGAAACATATCCTTATCCAAATTCGTACCGCATTTACCCAGGACCCAATAGCAACACTTTCGTGTCATGGGTAATGCGTAACACGCCAGGCATGTATGCAACACTGCCAGCAAATGCGATCGGCAAAGATTGGATCGGTAAAGGCCAACCCCTGGGAATCACCGAATCAGGCACGGGTGTGCAAGTGTCGTTATTCGGTCTGTTGGGGGCAACGGTTGGATTAGCAGAAGGACTTGAAGTTAATATTCTTGGAATGAGCTTTGGAGTTGATTTCGCCAGACCGGCGATCAAACTTCCATTCGTAGGACGTTTAGGTTTTAAAGATCGTCAGCTTTTTGCGCCAGAAGATGTAGCGTCGCACACGCCACAAATTCCCGCACAAGTTGAAACGAAGGAGAACTAA
- a CDS encoding aspartate aminotransferase family protein has protein sequence MNLQHQEDKYLGRESSKVDFEVVRSKGSFVMTADGRRLIDFNMGWCVGNLGWSHYAIEDAMMRFKGPEYIATHQLYKGWGELAQILVKMAPGNMGKCFRATGGTEAVEIALQAAVAHTERTEFVSVENAYHGDSMAARAVGSPPFEDWNPLFRCHRVHPPLDGQALDQVEKFLRTKRVAAFIMEPIVCNLCVEIPSEEFMSGLQQMCKKYGTLLIIDEVATGFGRTGKMFASEHYKLKPDIICLAKAITSGVAPMGACVMTSTVAKSYQGEDISFPTYGWHPRSVTAALATIRYFQFHQENLFRHVEKVSEYIERRLNAMQFKHHADIRVKGMAIGVKFESKFYGAQICKRALERGLILSEADDGFTMFPALTVGRKTAAEAMDILESCLGNLH, from the coding sequence ATGAACTTACAACATCAAGAAGATAAATATTTGGGACGTGAAAGTTCAAAAGTCGACTTTGAAGTTGTAAGATCCAAAGGCAGTTTCGTGATGACAGCGGATGGGCGACGTCTGATTGATTTCAATATGGGCTGGTGCGTAGGAAACTTGGGTTGGTCCCACTATGCGATCGAAGATGCGATGATGCGCTTCAAAGGGCCCGAATACATTGCGACTCATCAACTCTACAAAGGATGGGGAGAGCTTGCGCAGATCTTAGTTAAGATGGCACCGGGGAATATGGGCAAGTGCTTTCGGGCCACTGGCGGCACAGAAGCTGTCGAGATTGCGTTGCAAGCAGCGGTCGCTCATACCGAACGCACCGAGTTTGTTTCCGTCGAGAATGCTTATCATGGTGATTCAATGGCAGCGCGTGCTGTGGGTTCGCCTCCATTTGAAGATTGGAATCCGTTGTTTCGCTGTCACCGAGTTCACCCGCCCTTAGATGGACAGGCTTTGGATCAAGTGGAAAAGTTTTTGCGCACAAAACGTGTTGCCGCTTTTATTATGGAGCCAATCGTTTGCAACTTATGCGTTGAAATTCCCAGTGAAGAATTCATGTCGGGCTTGCAGCAGATGTGTAAGAAGTACGGAACATTGTTAATCATTGATGAAGTTGCAACGGGTTTTGGCAGAACTGGAAAAATGTTTGCAAGTGAACACTACAAATTAAAACCAGACATTATATGTCTTGCGAAAGCCATTACCAGCGGGGTTGCTCCGATGGGTGCGTGCGTGATGACTTCAACAGTTGCAAAATCATATCAAGGTGAGGACATTTCCTTTCCAACTTATGGCTGGCATCCCCGCAGCGTGACTGCAGCGCTTGCGACAATTCGCTATTTTCAATTTCATCAAGAAAACTTGTTCCGTCACGTTGAAAAAGTGAGTGAGTATATCGAAAGAAGATTGAACGCCATGCAGTTTAAACATCACGCCGATATTCGCGTGAAGGGCATGGCGATCGGAGTGAAATTCGAAAGTAAATTCTACGGAGCCCAAATTTGTAAGCGTGCTCTTGAACGTGGTCTGATTTTATCTGAAGCTGACGATGGTTTTACGATGTTTCCCGCTTTGACTGTGGGAAGAAAGACGGCCGCAGAAGCCATGGACATTCTTGAATCTTGTTTAGGAAATCTTCACTGA
- a CDS encoding paraquat-inducible protein A — protein MSKQKINPHSTTLCLAFSLTALIFYVPANMFPFMSIELYGRQTTSTIWGGIVQLADSGSWPIAIVIFLASILIPLLKLLILFYLALTAHTHENPKFKTRLYQIVESIGRWSMLDIFLLAILVAILKLGHWAHAEPRLGSLLFLMVVIFTMLASAYFDPKLLQSDLSETESLGNEAYEKRNDQ, from the coding sequence ATGAGTAAACAGAAGATCAATCCTCACTCTACGACCTTGTGTCTGGCGTTTTCGCTAACGGCTTTAATTTTTTATGTGCCTGCGAATATGTTTCCATTCATGAGTATAGAGCTTTATGGTCGCCAGACGACGTCAACTATTTGGGGCGGCATCGTACAGCTTGCCGACTCGGGCTCGTGGCCTATTGCGATTGTGATCTTTTTAGCAAGTATACTTATTCCGCTTTTAAAACTACTCATTCTGTTTTACTTGGCACTGACAGCGCACACTCATGAAAATCCCAAATTTAAAACCAGACTTTATCAAATCGTAGAATCAATTGGTCGTTGGTCAATGCTTGATATTTTTCTTCTAGCAATTTTAGTTGCGATTCTTAAGCTGGGCCACTGGGCCCACGCAGAGCCGCGCTTAGGCTCGTTATTATTTTTAATGGTCGTCATTTTTACGATGTTGGCATCTGCTTACTTCGATCCCAAACTTCTGCAATCCGACTTATCTGAAACAGAGTCACTAGGAAACGAGGCCTATGAAAAAAGAAACGATCAGTGA
- a CDS encoding DUF488 family protein, with translation MTLYTVGYEGCDIEQFLAGLKEHEVTCVIDIRKNPVSRKKGFSKSRLKENLEAQKIEYVHIGALGVPSAWRKKQKAKLISRAKMFADYVEEIIPEQKNELTNILQIAGKTKKAALLCYEADACDCHRHFVTEEIKKMKRVKIIDLNVLPEEANLGMFGKPLKKNKKAA, from the coding sequence ATGACGTTATATACTGTGGGTTATGAAGGCTGCGATATTGAACAATTCTTAGCAGGATTAAAAGAGCACGAGGTGACCTGTGTTATCGATATTCGCAAAAATCCCGTCAGCAGAAAGAAAGGTTTTTCCAAATCCCGCTTGAAAGAGAATTTGGAAGCGCAAAAAATCGAGTATGTGCATATCGGCGCTTTGGGTGTGCCCTCGGCGTGGCGAAAAAAGCAAAAGGCTAAACTGATTTCGCGCGCTAAAATGTTTGCTGACTATGTCGAAGAAATTATTCCTGAACAAAAGAATGAACTAACAAATATCCTGCAAATCGCTGGCAAGACAAAAAAAGCCGCTTTGTTGTGTTACGAAGCCGACGCCTGTGATTGTCATCGTCATTTTGTGACGGAAGAAATCAAAAAAATGAAGAGGGTCAAGATCATAGATCTGAACGTTCTTCCTGAAGAGGCAAACCTTGGCATGTTCGGCAAGCCCCTTAAGAAAAACAAGAAAGCTGCTTAG
- a CDS encoding TerC family protein, whose translation MELLSNPQIWIAFFTLFALELVLGIDNIIFISILAGKLPKEQQNKARITGLGLAVFTRILLLLSLSWIIGLTAPLFAVFDHEISGRDLILLLGGLFLIVKSTLEIHHKLEGVEGSQSNKVAHSFNAVIFQILLLDIVFSLDSVITAVGMVNQISVMIAAVVASTLVMIFSAKPISDFVDSHPSLKILALSFLLMIGFTLIVESMEMHIPKGYVYFAMAFSIGVEMLNIRMRKKAPVKEEPVKLRERVAEDSSTH comes from the coding sequence ATGGAACTGCTGTCAAATCCACAAATCTGGATTGCGTTCTTCACATTGTTTGCTCTGGAACTTGTTCTTGGTATCGATAACATCATCTTTATTTCCATCCTGGCGGGAAAACTTCCTAAGGAACAACAAAACAAAGCACGCATCACTGGTTTGGGACTTGCCGTCTTCACGCGAATTTTGCTTTTGTTATCGTTGTCGTGGATTATCGGTTTAACCGCACCACTGTTCGCCGTATTCGATCACGAAATTTCGGGTCGCGATTTGATTTTATTATTGGGCGGTCTATTCCTGATCGTCAAAAGCACTTTGGAAATTCATCACAAACTTGAAGGTGTCGAAGGCAGTCAGTCTAATAAAGTTGCGCATTCGTTCAATGCCGTGATTTTCCAGATCCTACTCTTGGACATCGTATTTTCACTGGATTCAGTGATTACTGCCGTCGGTATGGTGAATCAGATCTCTGTGATGATTGCCGCCGTTGTCGCTTCGACACTGGTTATGATTTTCTCTGCGAAACCGATCAGTGATTTCGTGGACTCTCATCCGTCACTAAAGATCCTGGCTTTAAGTTTCTTATTGATGATCGGTTTTACATTGATCGTTGAATCGATGGAAATGCACATTCCTAAGGGTTATGTGTACTTCGCTATGGCGTTCTCTATCGGTGTGGAAATGTTAAATATTCGCATGCGCAAGAAAGCGCCTGTTAAAGAAGAGCCGGTGAAATTGCGCGAACGAGTCGCCGAAGACTCGTCCACTCACTAA